One part of the Sorangiineae bacterium MSr11954 genome encodes these proteins:
- a CDS encoding serine/threonine protein kinase yields the protein MHPHRNLVGSVVGSYRLTRLLGEGGVGVVYLGEHPLVGARVAIKVLHEHCAGAPEIVERFVNEAKAANLIQSPHIVRVSDFGCLDDGSHYAVMEYLEGQTLEHILSRIGPMEYRRVVELCRQMAVGMSAAHAAGIIHRDLKPANVFVQFGVEGGPFVRILDFGIAKLLESNWQNQEPAVKSTLAGQVLGTPLYCSPEQAAGEPVTKASDVYALGAIAYELLSGVAPIEGENLMQILVRKATLDAVPIASLCPQLPVELAELVMEMLARKPASRPGSMDEVVRRLDAIVPPAPSRPSRPSGRMSLQSTLVSPVSPLAALKAVPRLNTPTVTEVSAVGIAPPPSSRAPTLRRGARSASLLRRLFAGAMIAVVVLGAASFMVRSRNGAESETGSGHAAAGSRPAAIASLPSPDTPPRSAVAASAPAAPALATVAPEPVASAPSVLGSVPSPASAAVSRPPSVRRPAMAGASSARTAASAPPPAAKLVNPFD from the coding sequence ATGCACCCCCACAGGAACCTGGTGGGCTCGGTGGTCGGGAGTTATCGTCTGACCCGTCTTTTGGGCGAGGGGGGCGTGGGGGTCGTTTACCTGGGCGAGCACCCTCTGGTGGGCGCGCGGGTGGCCATCAAGGTCTTGCACGAGCACTGCGCGGGCGCGCCGGAGATCGTGGAGCGCTTCGTCAACGAGGCGAAGGCCGCCAACCTGATTCAGAGCCCCCACATCGTTCGCGTGAGCGATTTCGGCTGCCTCGACGACGGCAGCCACTACGCGGTCATGGAGTACCTCGAGGGGCAGACCCTCGAGCACATCCTGAGCCGCATCGGCCCCATGGAGTACCGGCGGGTGGTGGAGCTTTGCCGCCAGATGGCCGTGGGCATGAGCGCGGCGCACGCGGCGGGCATCATCCATCGCGATTTGAAGCCGGCCAACGTGTTCGTGCAGTTCGGGGTCGAGGGCGGGCCCTTCGTGCGCATCCTGGACTTTGGGATTGCCAAGTTGCTCGAGTCGAATTGGCAAAACCAGGAGCCGGCCGTCAAGAGCACCTTGGCGGGTCAAGTCCTGGGCACGCCGCTCTATTGCTCGCCGGAGCAAGCGGCCGGGGAGCCGGTGACCAAGGCCAGCGATGTGTATGCGCTGGGCGCGATCGCCTACGAGCTGCTCTCGGGGGTGGCGCCCATCGAGGGGGAGAACCTGATGCAGATCCTGGTGCGCAAGGCCACCTTGGACGCCGTGCCCATCGCGAGCCTGTGCCCGCAGCTCCCCGTGGAGCTCGCGGAGCTCGTCATGGAGATGCTCGCGCGCAAGCCCGCATCGCGCCCCGGGTCGATGGACGAGGTGGTCCGTCGCCTCGACGCGATCGTCCCGCCCGCGCCCTCGCGGCCCTCGCGCCCTTCGGGGCGCATGTCGCTGCAATCGACCTTGGTGTCGCCCGTTTCACCGCTCGCGGCGCTCAAGGCCGTTCCGCGCTTGAACACGCCGACGGTCACCGAGGTGTCGGCCGTCGGCATCGCGCCGCCGCCGTCTTCGCGCGCGCCCACCTTGCGGCGAGGGGCGAGGTCCGCGAGCCTGCTCCGCCGTCTCTTTGCCGGTGCGATGATCGCGGTGGTCGTGCTGGGCGCGGCCTCGTTCATGGTCCGATCGCGGAACGGCGCCGAGTCCGAGACGGGGTCTGGACACGCGGCGGCGGGATCGCGCCCGGCCGCGATCGCGTCGCTGCCATCGCCCGACACGCCGCCGCGGAGCGCGGTCGCGGCGTCGGCACCCGCCGCGCCGGCGTTGGCGACCGTCGCTCCGGAGCCCGTCGCGTCGGCGCCGTCGGTGCTCGGATCGG